CCACCTGGGGATGGCGGCCCACCCGGAAGGCGATCCCTTCGGCACCGTCGAGGTACTCCGGCAGCCGCTCGGCCAGCTCGCTGCGCGGATGGGCCAGATCTGCGGCAAAGGTTGTGACGGCCCCTTCGCAACCCCAGCGGAAGCCGTTCCACACCTCGGCCCCCGGATCCTTCGCCTCCACGAACAGCACGAAGGGGGTCTCGGGCCGGTGGGGCAGGAACAGGGCCACGGCACCGGGCTCGTCGAAGCCGGTGAGGTACCAGAAATCGCTGTTCTGGCGGAAGCTGTGTTCCACATCGGCGTGGTGGGTCACCAGCGCCGCCCCCGGGATCACCGCGGCCGCGCCGCCCAGCTGCTGCAGAAACCGCTGGCGACGGCGGGCCAGCAGGGCGGGGTCGATCGGGGGGGTCGGGGGCATCGAAGCGAAGGGATGGACAGCGAGAAGATGGCACAGCCGATTTAATACACGTGATCCCCCCGAACCTGCACGTGCCGATCCTGTCTGTTTCGATCAGCCGCGGATGAACGATCTCCTGCTCCTGGTGCTGGCGGTGGTCGGGATGCTGATGGGGTCCTTTCTGTGCTCGGGGGTGGAGGCGGCCCTGCTCACCGTCAACCCGGTGAAGGTGCATGAACTGGCGAGCCGCCCCCGGCCGGTGGCGGGGGCCCGGCGGCTGGAGAGCCTGCGTCAGCGCCTCGGCCGCACCCTGGCGGTGCTGGTGATCGCCAACAACATCTTCAACATCTTCGGCAGCCTGATGGTGGGCGGCTTCGCCAGTGTCGTCTTCTCCCGCCTCGGCGTCAGCGGCCCTGCCCTGCCCCTGTTCTCGGTGGCCCTCACCGTGCTGGTGATCCTGCTGGGGGAGATCCTGCCCAAGGCCATCGGCAGCAAGCTGGCCCTGCCGGTGGCCCTCGCCACGGCCCCTGCCCTGGGGGTGTTCACCCGGCTGATGCTGCCTCTGGTGCTGCTGCTGGAGCGCATCCTGCCGGCGATCACGGCCGAGAACGAGATCAGCACCGACGAAGAGGAGATCCGCCTGCTGGCCAGGCTCGGTTCCCAGAAGGGGCAGATCGAGGCCGATGAGGCCGCCATGATCGCCAAGGTGTTCCAGCTCAACGACCTCACCGCCCGCGACCTGATGCTGCCCCGGGTGTCGGCCCCCACCCTGGCGGGCCATCAGAGCCTCGATGAGCAGCGCTCCACCCTGCTGCGCCACACCACCGCCTGGTGGGTGGTGCTGGGGGAGGAGGTGGACGAGGTGCTGGGGGTGGCCAGCCGCGAGCAGCTCCTCACCGCCCTGGTGGAGGGGCGGGGGGCCAGCCAGGCCGCCGACCTCTGCGAACCGGTGGAGTTCGTGCCGGAGATGATCCGGGCCGACCGCCTGCTCACCAGCTTCCGCCGCAACGGTTCCGGGGTGCGGGTGGTGGTCGATGAGTTCGGCGGTTTCGTGGGGGTGATCGGGCCTGAGGCGGTGCTGGCGGTGCTGGCGGGCTGGTGGCGCCGGCCCGCCTCCGCCGCGGAGAGTCCCCCGTGACGGCGTCGGCCCCGGCTCCGGCGACCGCCGCCCCCCCGCCGCCGAGCGCTGCCGCCAGCTGCTGGCCCGCTGGCGCGCGGAGCTGGTGCTCAGCGGCCGGGAGCAGGCGGCCCTGGCGCCGGAGCTGGCCAGCCTCGACCGCCAGCTGGAGCGCCTGCGCCGCCGCCGGCCGCGTGTGGCGGTGTTCGGCCGGGTGGGGGTGGGCAAGTCGAGCCTGCTCAATGCCCTTCTCGGCGAGGAGCACTTCGCCACCGATGTGGCCCACGGCTGCACCCGCCGCCAGGAGCAGCGGGCCTGGGGCCAGCCCGTGGCCGGCCTGGAGGGGGTCGACCTGGTGGACACCCCCGGCATCGATGAGATCGCCGCCGCCGCTCGCTCGCGCCTGGCGGCCCGGGTGGCGGTGGGCGCCGACCTGGTGCTGCTGGTGATCGACAGCGACCTCACGGTGATGGACGCCCAGGCCCTCGACGACCTGCTGGCCTCCGGCAAGCCGCTGCTGCTGGTGCTGAACCGCAGCGACTGCTGGCCGGAGGCCGAACGGGACGCCCTGCTCGCCAGCATTGACCGGCGCCTGCCGCCGGGGGCCCGCCAGCTGCGGCCCCTGCCGGTGGCGGCCGCCCCCCGGGCGGCCCGCCTGCGCCCCGATGGTCGGGTCCGCAGCGAAGCGGCTCCCCCGCGGGTGGAGCCCCTGCGCCGGGAGCTCACCGGCCTGCTGGAACGCCACGGGGAGTTGCTGCTGGCCCTCAACGCCCTGCGGGCCGCCGACCGCTTCAGCCAGGCCCTGCACCGCTGCCGGCTGCGCCACGGTCGCCGCCAGGCCCAGGGCCTGATCGGCCGCTTCGCGGCCCTCAAGGCCACGGGGGTGGCGGCCAACCCCCTGCTGCTGCTCGACCTGGCCGGTGGTCTGGCCTGTGACAGCGCCCTGGTGGTGCAGCTCTGCCAGCTCTATGGCCTGCCGATGACCCGCAGCGGTGCCCGCGCCCTGCTGGCCCGTCTGGGTGGCCACAACGCCCTGCTGGGGGGCGCCCAGCTGGGCCTGCAGTTGCTGCTGGGTGGCCTGCGCCAGCTGCTGCTGCTGGCGGCGCCCCTGAGCGGCGGCCTGAGCCTGGCGCCGGCGGCGCCGGTGGCCCTGGCCCAGGCGGCCCTGGCGGTGCACACCACCCGCCGCACGGGCCGGCTCGCCGCCGCCGAGCTGCTGCGCGCTGCCACCGCCGCGGGCCAGCCGGGGGCCCTGCTGCGCCGGCTGGTGCGGCAGGATCCCGAGACCCGGCGTTGGCTGAGCGAATGGCAGCAGCAGGGGGGCCAGGGCAGCGCCGGCGGCGGCCTGCAGCCATGACGGCCGCCAGCGGTGACGCCCCGTTGAGCCGTCTTGCCCTGTTCGGCACCAGCGCCGATCCCCCCACCCGCGGCCACCGGGCCCTGTTGGAGGGGCTGCTGGGCCTGTTCCCCCAGGTGCTCACCTGGGCCAGCGACAACCCGCTCAAGCACCACGGCGCCCCCCTGGAGGTGCGCTCGGCCCTGCTGGCTGCCCTGGTGGCCGCCATCGACGACCCGCGGCTCAGCCTGGAGCAGGACCTCAGCAGCCCCTGGGCGGTGGAGACCCTGGAGCGGGCCCGGGCCCGCTGGCCCGAGAGGGAGCTGGTGTTCGTGGTGGGCAGCGACCTGGCCGGCCAGATCCACCGCTGGAGGCGGGCCGAGGAGCTGCTGCGCGGCTGCCGGCTCGGCATCGCCCGCCGCCAGGGCTGGCCCCTGGAGGCGGCGGATCTGGAGCGGCTGCGGGGGCTGGGGGCCACCCTCGACCTGCTGCCCCTGGCGATCCCCCCCAGCGCCAGTTCCCGCATCCGGGAGCAGCCCGATCCGGCCCAGGTACCGTCCGAACTCTGGCCGGTGCTGCTGCAGCACAATCTCTACGGCCTCTCCGAGCCCTGATGCGCCTCGCCCTGGCCCAGCTCAATCCCCTGGTGGGCGACCTGGAGGGCAACGGCCGGCGGATCCTGGCGGCCGCCGAGCGGGCCCGCGCCGGCGGCGCCGACCTGCTGCTCACCCCCGAGCTGTCGCTGTGGGGCTATCCGCCCCGGGATCTGCTGCTGCGGCCCGCCCTGATCCAGCGCCAGGAGCGGGTCCTGGCGTCCCTGGCGGCGGCCTGCCCAGACGGACTGGCCCTGCTGGTGGGGGTGGCCGAGCCGGTGGCCGGCCGGCGCCAGCCGGGGCTGCATAACGCCCTGGCCCTGGTGGAGCGGGGCGGCTGGCGGATCGTCTGCCGCAAGCGCCTGCTGCCCAGCTACGACGTCTTCGACGAACGCCGCTACTTCCTGCCCGGCGACGCCCCCGCGGTGCTGGAGCTGGAAGCGGGAGGCCATCCCTGGCGCCTGGGGCTGACGATCTGCGAGGACCTCTGGGTGGAGGAGAACCTGCGCAGCCGCTGGCCGGACGCGGTCGATCCGATCGCCGATCTGGCGCCCCGGCGGATCGACCTGCTGCTCAACCTCTCGGCCTCCCCCTTCGGCCGCGGCAAGGGGGAGGTGCGCCAGGGGCTGGCGGCCCGGGCGGCGGCCCGGCTGGGGGTGCCGGTGGTCTACCTCAACCAGGTGGGCGGCAACGACGAGCTGGTCTTCGATGGCGCCAGCTTCGTGGTGGACCGGACCGGCCGGCCCCTGCTGCGGCTGGCCTGTGCCGCCGAGGACCTCGCCCTCTGGCCGCTGGCCCCGGCCCCCGTCTCGCCCGGCGGCGGAGACGCGGAGCCCGTCCCGGCCGCGGCGCCGCCGGACCCCTGGGAGCAGCTGCTGCGGGTGCTGGTGCTGGGGGTGCGCGACTACGCCGCCAAGTGCGGCTTCCAGCGGGCCCTGCTGGGGCTGAGTGGCGGCATCGATTCGGCCCTGGTGGCAGTGATCGCCGCCGCGGCCCTCGGCCCCGCCCGGGTGGAGGTGCTGCGCATGCCCTCCCCCTTCAGCTCGGCCGGTTCCCTCGACGATGCCGAGGGCCTGGCCCGGCGGCTCGGGCTGGCCACCGCCACCCTGCCGATCGCGCCGCTGATGGAGGCCTTCGCCGCCGCCCTTCCCCCCGCCCTGGGGGCGCCCCCGGCCGGGGTCACCGAGGAGAATCTGCAGTCCCGCATCCGCGGCACGTTGTTGATGGCGGTGGCCAACCAGAAGGGGGGCCTGCTGCTCTCCACCGGCAACAAGTCGGAGCTGGCGGTGGGCTACTGCACCCTCTACGGCGACATGAACGGCGGACTGTCGGTGATCGGCGATCTCTACAAGACCACCGTCTTCGGCCTCTGTGAGTGGCTGGACGGCGCGGCCTCCGGCCCCTGCCGGGCGGCCCTCGGCCTGCCGTCCGAGGGGGAGCTGATCGGCGCGGCGATCCGCACCAAGCCCCCCAGCGCCGAGCTGCGTCCCGACCAGCGCGACAGCGATTCTCTGCCCGATTACGGGGTGCTTGACCCCCTGCTGAAGGCTTCGATCGAGGAGCTGCGCACCCCGGAGCAACTGGTGGCCGGAGGGGCCGATCCGGAACTGGTGGCCCGGGTGACCGCCCTGCTGCGGCGGGCCGAGTTCAAGCGGCGCCAGGCGGCACCGGTGCTCAAGGTGAGCGATCGGGCCTTCGGCGCCGGCTGGCGGATGCCCATCGCCTCGGCCTAGGGTTCAGCGACGAACGCCTCCGGGCGGCAATCCTTCCTGCCCCATGCCAGCTCCCGGCCCGGCACCCCTGGCCTCTCCGATGGCGAGCATCGGTGTGCCCACGGAGATCAAGCGCGACGAACAGCGGGTGGCCCTCACGCCCGACGGCGTCCATGAGCTGGTGTCCCAGGGCATGGAGGTGCGCGTCCAGGAGGGGGCGGGCCTGGGGGCCGGCATCAGCGACGACGACTACCGCGCCTCCGGGGCCCGCATCGTCAGCTGCGAGGAGGCCTGGGCGGCCCACCTGGTGGTGAAGGTGAAGGAACCGCAGCCGCAGGAGTTCGGCTTCCTGCGCAGCGACCTGGTGCTGTTCACCTACCTGCACCTGGCGGCCTATCCCGAGGTGGGCAAGGCCCTGCTGGAGGCGGGCACCACGGCGGTGGCCTACGAGACGGTGCAGCTCGAGGACGGCAGCCTGCCCCTGCTGGCCCCGATGAGCGAGGTGGCCGGACGGCTGGCGGCCCAGGTGGGGGCCCACCTGCTGGAGAAGCCCCACGGGGGACGGGGTGTGCTGATGGGGGGCTGCACCGGCGTGCGGCCGGCGCGGGTGATGGTGCTGGGGGCCGGCACCGTGGGCTGGAACGCCGCCCGCATCGCCGCGGCCATGGATGCGGAGGTGTTCCTGCTGGATCGTTCGCCCCACCGCCTGCGGGGCCTGGAGTCCGACCGGCGCGGCCGGATGACCAGCCTGGTGAGCAGCCGCAGTCTGATCGAGCGGCTGGTGCCCGGGACCGACCTGCTGATCGGGGCCGTGCTCCTTCCCGGTGGCCGCGCCCCCACCCTGGTGAGCGAGGACCTGGTGCAGCGGATGCGGCCCGGGTCGGTGATCGTCGATGTGGCCATCGACCAGGGCGGCTGCATCGCCACCAGCCGCGAGACCACCCACACCGATCCGGTGGTGACCATCCATGGGGTGCAGCACTACGCCGTGGGCAACATGCCCGGCGCCGTGCCCTTCACCTCCACCGAGGCGCTGGTGAGCGTCACCCTCCCCTACATCCTGGTGATGGCGGGGCGGGGGTTGCTGGAGGCGGTCACCGATCGGCCCGAACTGCTCAGTGGCCTGAACACGGTCGACGGGGCCGTCTGCCACCCGGGGGTGGCCAAGGCCCTGGGGGTGGCGCCGCGCCATCCGATGGCCTGTCTGCGCTGAGCCGGCGGGCGGCGGCGAGTCGGGCGTCGGTTCAGACGGTGGCGCGGCTCAAATGGTGGCGCGGAAGATCACCGAGGCGGGCTGGCCGCTGAGGGGATCGATCGGTTCGCGCAGCTCCCGGACGACCAGGCCATGGTGTCGGAACAGCCGCACCCAGGATTCCAGGGTCCGGAAGAACCAGGGCGCCGGTGTGCGGAAGGCGGGGGAGAAGCCGGCCCAGGACCCCTCCCGCCAGCCGTCCTCGTAGGGATGGTCGGGGCAGATCAGCATCGGATGCAGCGTCTGGACGAGGACGCTGCCGTTGGGCGCCAGCAGGGCCGGCAGCGCCGCGAACAGCTCGTCGAGGCTGCCATCCCCGAGCAGGGAGAAGTTGGCCACCACCACGTCGAAGCGTTCCTTCAGGACGCCGGCGCCGATCTGCTGGTGGGAGAGCGTCCGGAAGCGGGCGCCGTCCGGCGCGGTGTCAGCGGCGATGGTGGTGAGCTCGGCCACCGCGTCGGTGCCGAGCACGGCGATGCCCTGGCGGGCGCAGTGGTGGGACAGCCAGCCCTCGCCGCAGCCGAGATCCAGCAGGGTGGCCGGCGCACAGTCGGCGATGGCCTCCACGATCGCCCCATTGGTCACCCGCACGCGGCTGAGGATCTCGCCGCGGCGCACGGCCCGGGTCCAGGTGGAGGCGTTGACGACCCAGGACGCCAGGATCTGCTCTTCCATCAACGACAGCGACGGTTCCGTAAGGGTGGCCGCGTCATCGCCGGCGTCGATGGGAAGGAGCATGGGCGCGGTCGGTGGAGAAGCGGAACGGACGGGCAGACAGGTCGGCGCCAGTGGAAAGGACGGGCGCGATCCGCTGAGCCATGGACGGCGGCCCCCGCCCTCCATGGTTGTGAAAGCGTAGTCAGCCGAGATCCGGCCGCAAGCCGTTGTCCTCGAGCCGCCCATCCGGCTCTCGGCATCGGCCCTCCAGATGCCGGTCTCAGGCCATCGGCTCCGCCAGCAGGCCGGTGAGATCCTCGCTGCCGAACACCTGGCGATAGGCGGCCGTGCTGGTGCACAGGACCACGGGCACCGCCACCAGCAGCCCCACGAAGCAGGCCAGCAGGCCCACCAGCACGATGGCGAATTCCACCAGGGCCAGCAGCAGCACCGAGCCCCACTGGGGATCGAGCAGGGTGCGGCCCCGGGTGATGGAGTCGATCGGTCCGCGGCCCTCCAGCAGGGCGATCTGGGCCAGGAACTTCTGGTTCACCGCCAGGTAGATCAGCACCGTGAAGGCCGCCAGGAAGGGCAGCACGGCCAGGATCTGGTTGAGCTGGGCGGCGGCGACCCCCACCAGGGCCGCCACCATCAGGATCGCGATCATCAGGATCCCCAGGGCCAGGCCGTTGCGGAACAGCCGCCAGCTGGCCTGCCCGTCCCAGCGGGTGAAGGTGCCCAGGGCCGGCTTGCCGCCCGAGAGGGCGCTCCAGGCGCCGCGGACCAGGCCCGTGGTGCTCCACAGGCTCACCAGCACGCTCAGGATCGAGCCCACCACCAGGCGGATCGCCTGCACCGTCGTGATCACGGCGGCTTCGTCGGGGTCCACCTGGCCCTGGATCAACGAGCAGACGCTGCTCAGCACTCCGGCCAGCAGGGTGAAGCCGATGAACACCCAGGGGGCCCGGGCGAAGGCCCCCCAGCCTTCCTTCACGGCCTCGATCACCTTCAGGGAGGATCCGCCACTGGGATCCTGCATCAGAGACACGGCCATGGCTCGGGGTGGAGTTGCCGGGACACTAGGCAGCGCCTGACGGGCGGCCACCCCATCGGTGCGAAGCGTTGCATGGGCTGCGGGCGCGGTGGATCCGCGATCAGTCCGGATCCAGGAACTTCAGCACCGCCTGTGTGCGATTGCTCACCTGCAGCTTCTGGAAGATGGTGTGCAGGTACACCCTCACCGTCCCGGTGCCCAGGCCGAGACTGTCCGCGATCTGGCGGTTGGTGAGACCGCCGGCCATGGCCGCCAGCACCTCCCGCTCCCGTGGCGTCAGCAACGCCAGGGATCCCTCCGGATCGCCGGCGGCGTCAGTGGTGTCTCGGCTGCGCAGGGCCCGGGTGGCGGAGCGGTCCCACCAGCTGGCCCCCTGCGCGACGCTGGTCAGGGCGGTTGCCAGCTGCTCCAGGGCTTCGGCCTTGTGGAGATAGCCGCTGGCGCCGGCGTCCCACAGCCGCTGCACCCAGCGACCGTCGTCCTGGCTGGTCAGGACCAGAACCGGCAGGTCGTGGGCGGCGCTGATCCGCCGGCAGGTCTCCAGCCCCCCCAGCCCGGGCAGGCCGATGTCGAGCACCACCACATCGGCCGGGGCCGCCGCCAGGGCCTCCAGGCCCTGCTCGCCATCGCTGACCGCCCGCACGACGGTGACCGCCGGCAGGCGCAGCAGGTACGCCTCGATCCCCACCCGGAACGCTTCGTCGTCCTCGATCAGCAGCACCCGCATCAGCCTGGCGGTGTCTCCAGCGGCAGTCGCACCTCGATGCTGGCCCCGCCGGCAGGCAGGTTGCTGGCCCGGATGCTGCCGCCGTGGGCTTCGGTGATCTGCCGCGACAGGTAGAGCCCGAGTCCGCTGCCCCGCAGCTCCGGATCGCTCTGGTAGAAGCGCTCGAACAGGTGCGGCAGGCTCGCGTCGGAGAAACCCCGGCCCCGGTCGCTGACGGTGACCACCGCCTGGCCCTGCTGCCTCTGCAGGTCGAGCCAGACGCGTTCGCCCCGCAGGCTGTGGTTGACGGCATTGAGCAGCAGGTTCTCCAGCAGGCGGCGGAGGCCTCCGGGATCCCCCGGCAGGGTGAGGGGGCGCGGCCCGGAGGGTTGGAGCTGGATCAGGGCCACGGACCGCTCGCGGGCGATCGGACCCACGGCCTCGATCGCCTCGGCGGCGAGGCGCCCCAGGTCGCAGGTCTCCGGCTGCAGGCAGAGGCCCTCCTGGTCGGCGCGGAACAGCCGCAGCAGGTCCTCGATCAGCCGCAGGCTTCGCTCCTGGCTGGCGAGAATGGCGTCGATGCCGCGCTCGAGCAGGCCCCCCGGGCTCGGACGCGCCTCAAGCTCCATCATCCGGGCGGTGGCGATCGTCCCCAGCACGGGGGTCTTGAGGTCGTGGGCGAGGGTGGCGATCATGTCCCGGCGCAGATCCGCCTGGGCCAGCCGCACCTCCAGATCCACCTGCTGGCGCACCAGGTGGCGGTTGTGCAGGCACAGGAAGGTGGTCACCGTCAGGGCCAGGCAGACGAGCAGGCGATCCACAAGCACCGCCCTCCACTCGGGATCCGGCTCCGGCACCGCCAGATTCGCAAGGGTCAGCCCGCAGCAGAGCGCCAGGAAGGTGAGGGCGTCGCGGCGGCCGCGCTGGGGCGCCCCGATCACCAGCGGGATCACGTACAGATAGCCGAAGACGATGTGGGGCGGCGTGGCCAGCTCCACCAGCAGGATCAGGCCGGTGAGGGCCCAGAGCGCCCCGGGGAATCGGACCACCCGGCTCACGGCTCCGCGTCGGCGCCGGGCGCCGTGGTGTCGGAGATCAGGTGCAGATCGATGCTGAGCCCCCGCAGCAGCTGCTGCAGCCGCTCCGAGATCGGCCGACGCAGCAGCACCTGCCAGCGGGAGCGCAGCGTCTGCCCCAGCACGATCTGCGTGATGCGCCGCTCCCGTGCCACCCGGGCGATGGTGCCGAGCACGTCGCTGCTCTCGATGCGCAGGAAGGTGCCGCCCACGTCCTGGCACAGGGTGGCGCAGGCTTCGAGCCGCAGGGTCTCCTGCCGGCTGAGGAAGCGGCCGGGATCCTGGATGGTGAGGGCCAGCAGCGGCGCGTCCATGGTGCTGGCCAGGCGGGCGGCGCGGCGCAGCAGCCGCGTCGCGCTCGGATAGGCCGACACGCACACCATCACCCGCTCCCGCAGGCCCGCCGCCGTGGGCTCCTCCTCCTCCACCCGGTCGGCCACCTCCCGCAGCGACAGCTCCCGCAGGGCCACCAGGTGGCGGCGCTGGAAGAAGTTGGCCAGCGCCTGGGGGACCTTCTCCGGGGCGTACACCTTGCCCTCCTTCAGCCGCTCCTGGAGGGTCTCGGGGGTGACGTCCACCAGGACCACCTCGTCGGCCTGCTCCAGCACCCGGTTGGGGATCCGCTCGCGCACCACCACCCCGGTGAGCTCGGCCACCAGATCGTTGAGGCTCTCCAGGTGCTGGATGTTGAGGGTGGAGTACACATCCAGACCGGACAGCAACAGCGCCTCCACGTCCTGCCAGCGCTTCTTGCGTTCGCTGCCGGGGATGTTGGTGTGGGCCAGCTCGTCCACCAGCACCAGCTGGGGCCGGCGCTCCAGCACGGCGGCCACGTCCAGCTCCTCCAGGGTCACCCCCTGGTAGAGCAGTTGCTTGCGCGGCACCTGCTCCAGGCCCTCGGCCTGGCGGATGGTCTCCTGGCGGCCGTGGGTCTCCAGCAGGCCGATCACCACGTCGGTGCCCTCCTTGAGCAGCTCCCGGCCTTCCTGGAGCATGCGGCAGGTCTTGCCCACGCCCGGCGCCATGCCGATGAACACCTTGTGGCGGCCCCGGCCGCGGCTGGAACGGATCAAGGCACCAGCTGGTCGAGGGCGAGGTTGAAGGCCAGCACGTTCACCAGCGGCGGCCGGGCCAGGCCGAGCAGCGGCCGGTGGCTCTGGCGCTCCAGCAGGGCCTCCAGCCGGTCGGGTGGCAGCCGGCGGGCGGCGGCGATCCGCGGCAGCTGCTGCCGGGCCGCCTCCAGGCTGATGTCGGGGTCGAGCCCCGACCCGGAACTGGTGAGCAGATCGGCGGCCGGCCTGGCCACGCCCCGGCCACCCCAGGCGGCGGCCTCCGCCGCGACCCGCTGGGCCAGGGCGGGGTTGCCGGGGGCCAGGTTGCTGGGGCCTGAGCTGGGGGGATCGCCACCGCCGTAGGCCACGGCGCTGGGCCGGCCCTGCAGGTAGCGATCACCGGTGAAGGCCTGGCCGATCAGGGCCGAGCCCACCACGCGCCCATCGACGCGCACCAGGCTCCCCTCGGCCTGCCGGGGGGCGGCGATGCGGGCCAGTCCGAGCATCGGCAGGGTAATCACCACGACGGTGAGCAGCCAGAGCACCAGGGTGAGGCGCAGGCCCTGGCCGAGGCGGGAAAGGGCGTTCATCAGAATTTCTCCGGGCGGACCATGGCGGTGAACAGATAGGCCGAGAGGGCCAGGGTGACGCTGATCAGCAGGGCCAGGGCATGGCTCTGGAGGCTGTCCAGGCGGCCCCGCTGCAGGGGGGCGAGCAGCACGGTGCCGGTGGCGAGCAGCAGGGGCAGCCAGAACAGCGGTCGCTTGAGCAGAACCATCGGGAAGGGAGCGCAGCGGTGGAGGGGAGGAAGGGAAGCGGAAGTCGGAAAGCAGAGACGCCGATGGCGGGAGGGCGCGGTCCCGGCCGGCTCAGAGGAGCCGCAGGGCGCCGATCGCCAGATCGATCACCTTGATGCCCACGAAGGGGGTGACCACGCCCCCGAGGCCGTAAAGAAAAAGGTTGCGCCGCAGCAGCTGGTCGGCGCTGAGGGGCCGGAACTCCACCCCCTTCAGGGCCAGGGGCACCAGGGCCGGGATGATCAGGGCGTTGAACACCATCGCCGAGAGGATCGCCGATTGGGGACTGGCCAGGCCCATCAGGTTGAGCGGCCCCAGCCCCACCCCGGCGAACAGGGCCGGCAGGATCGCGAAGTACTTGGCCACGTCGTTGGCCAGGGAGAAGGTGGTCAGGGCGCCGCGGGTGATCAGCAGCTGCTTGCCGATCGTCACGATGTCGATGAGCTTGGTGGGATCGCTGTCGAGATCCACCATGTTCGCCGCCTCCTTGGCGGCCTGGGTGCCGGAGTTCATGGCCACGCCCACGTTGGCCTGGGCCAGGGCCGGGGCATCGTTGGAGCCGTCGCCGGTCATGGCCACGAGCTTGCCGAGCTTCTGCTCCCGGTCGATCACGGCGATCTTGTCCTCGGGGGTCGCCTTGGCGATGAAGTCGTCGACACCCGCCTCCCGGGCGATGACACCGGCGGTGATCGGGTTGTCGCCGGTGAGCATCACGGTGCGGATGCCCATGCGGCGCAGCTGGTCGAAGCGCTCGCGGATCCCCGGCTTGATGATGTCCTTGAGGTAGATGACGCCGAGGATGGTGTTGCCGCGGCAGGCCGCCAGGGGGGTGCCGCCGAGCCGTGACACCTGCTCGTAGGCCCCGTCGAGGTCGTCTGGGACGGTGCCGCCGCGGGAGCGCACGAACCCCTTGATGGCGTCGACGGCCCCCTTGCGGAATTCGATCCCGGCGGGATCGTCGCTGCCGCTCATGCGGGTGCGGGCCGAGAACTCCAGGCCCGTGGCCCGCTCCGCCGTGAAGGGCAGAACGGCGCCGCGCTGTTCCGCCAGGCGCACGATCGATCGCCCTTCGGGGGTCTGGTCGAAGCAGCTGGCCGCCAGGGCCACCTCCGCCAGTTCCGCCTCCCGGTGGCCGCCCACTGGCAGGAACTCCTCCGCCAGCCGGTTGCCGAGGGTGATGGTGCCCGTCTTGTCGAGCACCAGGGTGTTGATGTCGCCGCAGGCTTCCACGGCCCGGCCGGAGGTGGCGATCACGTTGAACTGGGCCACCCGGTCCATGCCGGCGATGCCGATCGCCGACAGCAGGCCGCCGATGGTGGTGGGGATCAGGGCCACCAGCAGCGCCACCAGGGTCACCACCGGGG
This genomic stretch from Cyanobium gracile PCC 6307 harbors:
- the kdpC gene encoding K(+)-transporting ATPase subunit C — translated: MNALSRLGQGLRLTLVLWLLTVVVITLPMLGLARIAAPRQAEGSLVRVDGRVVGSALIGQAFTGDRYLQGRPSAVAYGGGDPPSSGPSNLAPGNPALAQRVAAEAAAWGGRGVARPAADLLTSSGSGLDPDISLEAARQQLPRIAAARRLPPDRLEALLERQSHRPLLGLARPPLVNVLAFNLALDQLVP
- the kdpB gene encoding potassium-transporting ATPase subunit KdpB produces the protein MTSLPTRTLFPRMPRGRRDQRRYTPRPRQKGLVRRAALQAFVKLDPRTAAANPVMFVVWCGTVVCLLATVSPGLFGDGKEASGRLFNALVSLTLLATLLFANFAEALAEGRGKAQADALRRTQARTQARLLDPAGGERLVDSSSLRKGDVVRVAAGDTIPADGEVIEGVASVDESAITGESAAVLKEAGSDVASSVTGGTRILSDQLTIRISADPGKGFIDRMIALVEGAERTKTPNEIALTVLLAVLTQVFLIAVATLPPLAAYLQEPTPVVTLVALLVALIPTTIGGLLSAIGIAGMDRVAQFNVIATSGRAVEACGDINTLVLDKTGTITLGNRLAEEFLPVGGHREAELAEVALAASCFDQTPEGRSIVRLAEQRGAVLPFTAERATGLEFSARTRMSGSDDPAGIEFRKGAVDAIKGFVRSRGGTVPDDLDGAYEQVSRLGGTPLAACRGNTILGVIYLKDIIKPGIRERFDQLRRMGIRTVMLTGDNPITAGVIAREAGVDDFIAKATPEDKIAVIDREQKLGKLVAMTGDGSNDAPALAQANVGVAMNSGTQAAKEAANMVDLDSDPTKLIDIVTIGKQLLITRGALTTFSLANDVAKYFAILPALFAGVGLGPLNLMGLASPQSAILSAMVFNALIIPALVPLALKGVEFRPLSADQLLRRNLFLYGLGGVVTPFVGIKVIDLAIGALRLL
- a CDS encoding potassium-transporting ATPase subunit F, which translates into the protein MVLLKRPLFWLPLLLATGTVLLAPLQRGRLDSLQSHALALLISVTLALSAYLFTAMVRPEKF
- a CDS encoding osmosensitive K+ channel His kinase sensor, whose product is MIRSSRGRGRHKVFIGMAPGVGKTCRMLQEGRELLKEGTDVVIGLLETHGRQETIRQAEGLEQVPRKQLLYQGVTLEELDVAAVLERRPQLVLVDELAHTNIPGSERKKRWQDVEALLLSGLDVYSTLNIQHLESLNDLVAELTGVVVRERIPNRVLEQADEVVLVDVTPETLQERLKEGKVYAPEKVPQALANFFQRRHLVALRELSLREVADRVEEEEPTAAGLRERVMVCVSAYPSATRLLRRAARLASTMDAPLLALTIQDPGRFLSRQETLRLEACATLCQDVGGTFLRIESSDVLGTIARVARERRITQIVLGQTLRSRWQVLLRRPISERLQQLLRGLSIDLHLISDTTAPGADAEP
- a CDS encoding sensor histidine kinase, with the protein product MSRVVRFPGALWALTGLILLVELATPPHIVFGYLYVIPLVIGAPQRGRRDALTFLALCCGLTLANLAVPEPDPEWRAVLVDRLLVCLALTVTTFLCLHNRHLVRQQVDLEVRLAQADLRRDMIATLAHDLKTPVLGTIATARMMELEARPSPGGLLERGIDAILASQERSLRLIEDLLRLFRADQEGLCLQPETCDLGRLAAEAIEAVGPIARERSVALIQLQPSGPRPLTLPGDPGGLRRLLENLLLNAVNHSLRGERVWLDLQRQQGQAVVTVSDRGRGFSDASLPHLFERFYQSDPELRGSGLGLYLSRQITEAHGGSIRASNLPAGGASIEVRLPLETPPG